From the genome of Brassica oleracea var. oleracea cultivar TO1000 chromosome C4, BOL, whole genome shotgun sequence:
ACTGAAATGGATTAAATATCTTATAATCAGAATAGGAATAAAATTAAGTTTCTTTGTTAAGGTCTTCGGCCGTATATCTTCCAGTATTTGTTCATACATATGATGGATAATAAATAATAATCTTTTGCAAATCTCGAGCATACTCAAAATTTAATAAAGTAATATCTTAGCGTACAAGAGTAAGACCATTAAAGTTTTTTAATCGCCGAGATGATATATGTCTATAATTCTATAGTTATAAATTTTAAATTAAAGAAAGACTATTAATATAATCCACCATAATGACTCACCTTTTTATCAAGAAGCTCTATTTCCTCCATTTCTTCTCTTCTTTTTCACGTCTCCTCTTTCATTGATGCTCTCAGGAACAAGCTTGATAACTAACATCCTTGGATGTCAAGAGACAGGTAATTAAATCACAATATATATAATCTTGGTGAAGTTTCGATAATAACCCTTTGGACAACTTTTTGGTGTTGGACTGATTGGAAAACGGCAGAGAAAGATTTAGCGAGTACCACGAGATCGTGAAGAAGGTAAAGAAAGATCCAACCTTCGAAAAGACGACGGATCATGCTGTGATGGGAATCAGGAGACATGTCGCGGTGCCTCCAGGGACAACGTTGAACACCGTGACTCCATGCGCCGCTTGTAAGCTCCTCCGCCGTCGTTGCGCGGAGGAGTGTCCTTTCTCGCCATACTTCTCGCCTCACGAACCTCACAAGTTCGCCGCCGTTCATAAAGTCTTCGGCGCCAGTAACGTCTCCAAAATGCTTTTGGTAATTTGTTTTTTTTTTGGGTAAAATCTTTTGGTAGTTAGTTGATTACTTTTTTTTTTTTTTTTTTTTTTTTTTTTTTTTTTTTAAGTTAGTTGATTACTTATACACATATTTTTACAAAATGATCAATGAATCATTGAACAACTTTATAATATAAGACAAATACATTTAATCTTCTCTTCAAAAATACTAATAATCTAGTTCTTTTATTACTTACCCTTTAGATCCATATCACATTTTTCTTTCTTTTTGGTTTGTATAGATATCATTTTTTGAAAGAATTTTAAATTTAAGTTTATATAGATATCGTATCTGCTTAATGGGATATAGTTGAATGGATCTACCACAGTTTTTGTTTGACTCACTCCAAACTAAACAATGTTTTCCCATTTTGATAAATTTCTAATAGTCCAGGCACATATTTAGATTAAGGGATATATTATTATTAATAGATTATAACTCAAGCATGCACATCACTAGATTTAAATCTAGGTTTTGACATCACGGCAACATTAGTACAAGCCACTAAGTTACATATTTTGGTTCTTTTTTTAGCCAATTATCGAAATTATAAAAAGAACTTGTTTCTATTAACTATGAACTTTTCATTTTGCATAATTATACGAAATATCATATATTGTCAATTTCCTCTATACCGGATCTAGTGCGCATTTGGGTTCTATGTAGTTTGTAAACGGAGCAAATGAAACATTTTGTTGCAAAATGACTGTGGAACTAAAAATGTAGAGAAATATCTTAGGATAACACTAAATTTTTTTTTGTCACAGATATAGACTCTAAGAATCAAAATGACCAAAATGTTTCACTAAATAGGTAAATATACACTTATACTCGTAGGGTTAACTAATCCAAACCTTAGAGTTTAAAGTTAAAGAGTTGAAATCTGTGATTGGGGTTTAAAATTTTATAAAATAAAAATAAATATTAAAAATTTGAAAATAAAAATTTGAAAAATAGTTTCAAAAAGTATTTCGAATTACAAAAAGAGAATTTGAGAAATAAAAAAAATTCAAATAAAGAAAAAATTATAAAAAAGTTTGAATTTGAAAACATATAATCTAAAACTATATAAAAAATATTATTATTTTTTTTTGTATTTATATATCTAGGATATTAGGGTTTTTTTACCTATTAAATGAAATATTTTAGTCATTTTTCTCTTTAGAATATACTGTGACAAAAATTTGAAAATGATAATTGCCCAAAAAATATATGTGTGAAAATATCCTTATTAGTTAAATAACTATCTAATACATACAATTGCCATTTTGCATAGAAATAACATTCACTTCTTGTTAAATTGTGAACTTGTATATAAATTATATTTGCAGGAAGTTGGAGAAAGTCAGAGAGGAGACGCAGCAAACAGTTTAGTCTACGAAGCCAACTTAAGACTGAGAGATCCAATATACGGTTGCATGGGCGCAATCTCCGCTCTTCAGCACCACATTCAATCTCTCCAATCGGAACTCACCACCGTTCGTACAGAAATTCTCCGCCACAAATACCGAGAAGCCGCCACAATCACGTCCTTACAAAACAACAACAACAACAACTTCAACAATACTACAACATCAGTGTCTGATCATGCTTCTCTCGCTGCGTCCATTCTGCTCCCACCTCCACCGCCACCGCCTCCTCCTCCACGACCACCAAGGCTGTTCTCTTCTCAGCCAGCTCCACCGCCTACGCCACCGGCTTCTTTACCGTCTCCGTCGATGGTGGTGTCTTCTTCGTCTTCTAATTCATCTGCTACCAATTCTATATATAATCATCCTCCGTCTTCGACGGCTGGATACAGTAATTCTCTGTCCAGTGATAACAATGTTCATTACTTCGATTAAATCAGAATTGTGTTCTTGATTCTGCTTTCTTGAATGCTATTGTTTTACCCCTTATAAGCTAGACGCTTGAATGTTGGTCCATGCTGAGGATAGGGCGTGAATGTTTTGTTTATTTGTTTTTCATGTAGATTAATAATTACATAACTTTACATTCAGTTTTGCTTTCATGGTCTTGCGTACAAGACACGTACACGACTTTGCACTGTAAGTTCATATGGAAAAGCTTAAGATAATATATTTAGATATGCATTTGATGTGATTTCACCTTTTTTACTTAATGCATTTAGATTATTTAGATATTTTGTGTACGTAATGCAAAAGTGACGTGCAAAGCTCAACTTATTGATGTTATTACATTATTCCTTTTACTATTAAAAATAAAAATGTTAAGCAAAAATGAAATTTTATCTATGAGAAAAACTCTCATGCACACGCTAAAAACCTACAAGGTGTGTCACTTTTTATAATTTGTAAACCTACGTTTTAAATGTGACTTTTACAGAAAATCATAACCAGGGAAACTCCACGCTAATGATCTTTGGATTTATTATAAAAATATATATTTCTGGCGTTCTGTTCTAAAATATATAAATGAAAAACATCATATAAGATAGTGGCTAATCTTTTTTTTTGAACTATGCTAATCATATTAAAATACATATATATATACAGTATATAATTATTTATTAGTGTTACGGTTTTGCTGCTACATGAAATATACAAACACCAGCTAAAAAGTAGTTTTAGTTGAATGTTCTAGAGTACAATTTTTGAAGATAATATTTTCCTTTCACGTACGCTAGATATAAGGAAACGTTTGCTTCTTGGATACATTTTTTCTTTTTATGTCCAAACCGTGTAACTTCAAAACATACAATTGAAGTAGAGAAGAAATAGCAAATCAATATATAGCGGTAGCTTGAGATTTAATATATACGAGTTTCGACTAATTAATTAGTTATGAGCATATTATATTACTTACATTATGTTACATTTAACATTTAATGAAGGCGTTGACTAACATATAAGTTTGGCAACGAGCATTCCCAGGTATTGATTTTAACTACTTTATTAGATTTTTAATGTGGTTTAGACTTTTATGTTAAGGGGATCAATTGATCAATTAAATTAATGCAGCCGTGTAGCAGAATCTATTTATATCCCTAACAGAGTTCCAGAGTAATCACATGACGCAATTACATAAACTAGTTATATAGTACTATTACTATTTGATGTCTTGATTAGACAGAGCCCAACAAGCTTTTAATAATTACATTAATGTTTTCTTAATTCCGGGCATTACCCAAATGCATACAGCTCAGGGTTTGCCTCTTCACATTCATAACCGCTTTGACTAGTTCTCTCCCCGTTTCAAATAGGGAATATATAGAAACTGCTCAATACGTTGAAACAACAAAAATAAAACTATATAGTTCTTCCATCAAAACTCTATATTCTTAGAAGTTTTTCTGGTTTAGTGCATGATTGATTAAGAATTCAATGTTTTTACACTATTGTATCTAATATTTGCGGATATTAGATACAAAATCATATCAAAGTTTCTAACGCGCTATTGCATATGTTTAAATATATTTGTTTATTGTGGTTAATGTATTGTTACACAACCAAAATTAAAATTGTAAATACCACTTATTACATGGTTAGTAAATACAACTAATAACATGATTAGTAAATGCAACTAGTTACACGGTTAATAATTTATTCATGGTCTTGTTACACCATACTCGTGCGTGCGAAGAAATGCATGTTAATAAGAAACATATAGTCTAATTATAGAATAGAGTAATAGGTCGTATACAGCCAGTCGTAGTGCATTTCTCAAGGACCTAAGCCATTTAATCATGCATGCACCTTCACAGAGACCAATGTTTTCTTCATATATCAAATAAAATTTTGTTTGAGGGATTCAGTTAAATTAAGTAAAATGATACTATATTCAGATAAATATGTCTAAAATGATGCAAAAGTTCTACATAAACTACCGGAATGCGAAAACACAACATACGTACTCTTTCTCTGTTTCAATCCAGAGCCATCTCCGACATGCGACTCACCAATAATAGCAGACTGAGACTATTATTTGTTCGCAAGATACAATTTCAAGTCGATGAGAAAATAGCAATTGAAATACGAGATATTCACATAAATTTACAACAATAAAACAAACAACATTTGGCCATATTTACAAGTTGCAACGATATACAAACGAACATAGCTATAAATATAAAATTTTATAACTGAAAACGCAAAATCTTTTAATATTTTTTTTTTAATGTCACCGTCTAAACTGATCTAAATTTTTTGTTTCGTTTAAGACTTATTTACCATCTAGGCACCGCCTATATCAGATTTAAAACGTTGATATATATATACCTATAAATATTTCTGGCTAAATCACAAGTTTGTAAATATCTATTAATTTTTCTAAAACTATATATATTAAATCACAGGTTAATATTTTATAAAACAATTGAACTAATTACAAATGCTGCAAAACAGAAATATTACAAAAATATTAATATTATTATTTTTCATATAAAATTGGGATATTTATATATAATCTTTATAAACATATTATGTTAAGGGATATATATAGAGAGTACAATTTAACATACGGCAATTAAGAGTTCCACAAACTAAAATCTATAATTTTTATAGTTAATAGTTTCAAATATTTGGCATGTATTCAGCTGAGAGTTTGAGATTATTTGTATTAAAATAACAAATTCATTATTATTAAAACATGAATTTAAAAAATTCATTCAAAATCTACTGTCATTGAACTTGATTGACATTTTATAAAGTATTGTGAAATCCAATGTTACTAAAAATATTTGAAGCTGTAAATTTTAAAAGTTTCGAAGTGATTTTATAGCGTTTGGATGAAGTTTTTCAGTTTAAAATAGAAAATCTAAATATTATGATTTTAGGTGAGATTCTAGAATAGTTTAACAAAATCATGTTAAACTCTCTAATTCATATAAAATCATTAAAAACTTATTCAAAATCAAATGACTTCAAAATCTATATTGAATAGACCCCTTAATGTCTCATCTTCCACAGTGATCTAATATGATAAATGGCCTTGACACGAATATAGGGGCAAGGTGGTTTAATATCCTAAATCAGAAGATGGCTTGGACTGAGGAGTATTACTTCTTGAAACGAGGTATTTATACTAAAGCTGATATAGAATCTGTTTTTGGCAAGGTCCATTTGAGCTACATGTTGTGGAAACAAATATTTATTGACAGCTTCATTTTGGTCTCTAAATGTCGGAAAGTAAAATTACTCTATATCATGGATATTCCATAGGCTTCTAAAGATGTGACTCGTTGCAATCTCCTTTTTGCGCATAATGGTGGATATAGGAGATGAAATATATATGATGGAACCATAGACCTCTGTTGGATCCCGGTTTGCTTTTTGTATCGTCATGGCTCAGCAGACATGGAAATTCCTTTTGTTTTGTTTGGTGAATGTGGGATTATGATACCCACTTGTTGTGAAATACAAGTTCATAATAGTCATGTCTCTTTCACTACTCATACGATTCATTTTTATTCATGACTCAAGAATTTTTCACCCAGTTCACGGCCGCAGCGCGCTACATCTGGAGTGGATCCAGGATCCACAACATCCACTATGAAGTATCGGAAAACACCTCTGATGTGGTTTACAAGATCATTACTCTCTCTGTCCTGGGTATACAATATAGAATCTCAAGAACTCACAAATAAGAATCACTCTTATTAATCTCTTGAGGAAACTTACTCAAAACCTCAAGCTCTCAAACTCAATCTCAAAACTCATAAGTTATGCAACATCCTTGCATCTCCTTATATATAAATCAAATTTCCTAAACTCATTAGGTATAACAAAATAGATAATTTCCTATTCTATAACTCAATAGAATTAGATTACTTGCTTCTCAAGTTAACTTCGAGCTTACTCCAACAATCTCCCCTTTAAGCTTGAAGTCATTTGTCTTCACATCTTGGACTGTTATTAGATCTCTCATATCCTTGAATTTAATCCTTCCCAAAGCTTTAGTTAAGATGTCAGCTCTTTGCTTGATCCCAGGAACATGATGTACTTTAATCATCTCGTTATCTACGCATTCACGAATGAAATGAAACCGTCGATGAATATGTTTGCTACGGCCATGAAACACCAGATTTTTCGTCAAGGCTATGGCATATTTGTTATCTATATTGATCGACACCTTCTCACACTCTCTTCCAGTTATCTCTCCCAATAATTCTTGAAGCCAAATAGCCTGTTTTGCTGCCTCTGTTCCTGCCATGAACTCAGCCTCACATGAAGATAATGCGAATGTTTCTTGTTTCTGAGAACTCCAGCTGATAGGACAGTCGCCACAGTAGAAGATATACCCAGCCGTGCTTCTTCCATCATCCTCGTCCACATTATGACTACTATCACTGTATCCCTCTATTTTTGTTTCACCTGATCGTAACAAACTCAACCCGAACGAAGTCGTTCCTTGTAGATACCGCAGGATAGCCTTCAATGCTGCTTCATGTGACTGCTTAGGAGATTGCATATACCTGCTAAGCACTCCGACGCTGTAGGAGAGGTCTGGTCTAGTATGAAATAAGTATCTGAGACACCCTATGTTTCTCCTGTATTCTTTCTCATCAACACTTCTCTCGTCTTCTGCTTTTGAAAGCCTCAAGCTAGGATCCATAGGAACATGAATCACATTACAGTCTTTCATCCCGGTTTCTTCTAAAATCTTCATAGCATATCTCTCTTGCCTTAGTGTAATACATTCCTTATGTTGGAACACTTCAACACCAAGATAATAAGTTAACTTTCCCAAGTCACTCATCTCAAACTTTGTAGCCATGTTTCTCTTAAAATCAAGTATGCTTTCTCGATTTGTCCCTGTTACCAAAAGGTCGTCGACATATACTGCAACAAGGAGAAGACCATCCTGTTCTTGTTTACGATATAGAGCAGGCTCCTTAGAACATTTAACAAAGTTCAAGCTTGAAAGAACTTTGTTTAACTTCTCATTCCATGCCCTTGGAGCTTGTCGTAGACCATAAAGAGCTTTCTTCAACTTATACACCTTGTTCTCCTTTCCACTAACCATAAACCCTTCTGGTTGAGAGACATATACTTCTTCCTTCAAGTCACCGTGGAGAAACGCAGTCTTGACATCTAAATGATGAATTTCCCAACCCTTTGAGGGTGCTAAAGCGATCAGAAATCTTACTGTCTCAATGCGTGCTACAGATGCGAAAACTTCATCAAAATCAACACCATGTCTTTGAATATAACCCTTTGCTACAAGCCTCGCTTTGTACTTGTTTATGCTCCCATCAGAGTTGCGTTTAATCTTAAAAACCCACTTAAGGCCAATAGCCTTTGCACCAGCTGGAAGATCAACCAAATCCCATGTCTTGTTTTTGACTATGGAGGCTATTTCATCTTCACAAGCATCTCTCCATACCTTTTCTTCTTTTGCCTCATCGAAATCCCATGGCTCATTATTGATAGATAAGAGAAGTCTCTCACCATCAACTTCGGCTAGTAGTATATAGTCATCCAAATAACCCGGCTTCTTTCTTTCTCTTGTCGATCTCCTTAACACATCTTCATCATGATCACTAGCTTCTATGTCATATTCCTCTTCATCAAGACCAGGTACGGTTTGATGCTCTGTATTATCGGCTTCTTCATCTTCTCCTCCTTCGACACTATTATCATCTTTACTAACTCCTTGGTTCTCAAACTCGCCGAAGGTAATACTAAAACTTCCTGGTGTAACCTTAGTAGCTTCAGTATTGCTCCAATTCCACATCTTATTCTCATCGAAAATAACGTCTCTGTTCACAACTATTTTGCGTGTAGTGGGATCATACAATCGATAGGCTTTTGACCCTGGTTCAGTGCCAAGATGCACAAGTGCTTGAGAGCGATCATCTAACTTCTTAAAATGTGGAGACATTAATTTTGCGAAACCAATGCACTCAAAAACACGTATATGCTCAACGTTGGGTTTCTTGTTCTTCAAGGCTTCGCATGGAGTTTGGGAGATGAGTACGCGAGTAGAAACTCTGTTGATAAGATATGTAGCATGTCTCACAGCCTCTCCCCATAGATAGTTTGGACACTCCATATGTTTTAAGATGCTCCTCTTCATACCTAATAGAGTTATGTTTCGTCTCTCTACCACTCCGTTTTGTTGAGGAGAGTATGGAGCCGTCAAATGTCTATTTATCCCTGACTTCTCGCAAAAAGATTGGAACTCCGATGAAACAAATTCACCACCTCGGTCTGTTCTAAAGGTTTTGATTGTAGCTCATGTCTCCTTTTCAACCACAGCCTTGAACCTTTTGAATTTCTCAAAAGCTTCTCCCTTCTTACTAAGAAGAATCGACCACATGTATCGAGAATGGTCGTCGATAAGTACGAATATATATCTTTTCCTTGAAGGTGTAGGAGGTGTGATAGGTCCACATAGGTCACCGTGAATCAGCTCAAGTAATTTTTCAGCACGAAAAGCAGTACCTTGCGGGAATGAATGCCTTGTTTGTTTACCAAGCAAACACGACGAACATACATCTTTCTCGATTGTGATGTTGGGTATGCCGAGAACCATCCCTTTACTGATCATTCTGCTCATAAAATCTCTTCCTACATGCCCCAACCGTGCGTGCCATTTAGCAGAATCACTTAATAGAGCTGCAGTCTGCAAACACCTCGATTCCACGACGTCAATGAGGACCTTGTATAGACGATTTCTAGACCTCTTTGCCCTCGCTATAAGTCTTCCATCTCTGTCGCGTAGCATCAAATAGTCATCCTTCATTCTGATATCATAGCCCGTTTCAGTGGCTTGTCCGAGACTAATTATGTTGCTTTTAAGATCCGGTATAAAATAGACGTCAGCCAAGATCTTCTTTCCTCCGTCCTTGCTACAGAATAAGATAGAGCCTTTGCCTTTTATATCTATGTGTGAGTCATCTCCAAATCGTACCTTCCCCGTGAATGACTCATCGAAAGATTTAAAATAGTTTCGGTTTCCTGTCATGTGGTTACTTGCACCGTTGTCTAGGTACCAAACGTTGTCTGTGTTTGTCTCGTACTCTTTGGGATTGACATTCTTCTCGTTTAGATATACGACCTCATTCACCATCAACTCTTCTGCCTCTGTAGTGTCATCCTCTTTAGCTTCAGTTGCTTCTTGCAACTTAAGCAATCGATCAGGACACGTTGCTGCCTAGTGGCCGTTTTTGTCGCATCGGTAGCAAGTGATCTTTGTCATATCAAACTCGTTCTGATATCTGTCGTTGTAACGTCCTCGTCCTCTGCCCCTATTATAGTAACGTCCTCCTCTTCCTCGTCCTATGTAATAGCCATGATAGTCACGATTTTGGTTTGAGGAGGCAGACTGATTCTCTGAATTTGCATACATAAGCTTTTGGTTGTCTTGTGCTTCTTCTTCTTCTTCGTCAGCAACCCGTTCCTCATACGTCTTTAAACGTCCAATAATATCCTCAAAAGTCGTGGTGTTCAAATCAAGAACTTGCTCTAAGG
Proteins encoded in this window:
- the LOC106340633 gene encoding LOB domain-containing protein 13 codes for the protein MSRDRERFSEYHEIVKKVKKDPTFEKTTDHAVMGIRRHVAVPPGTTLNTVTPCAACKLLRRRCAEECPFSPYFSPHEPHKFAAVHKVFGASNVSKMLLEVGESQRGDAANSLVYEANLRLRDPIYGCMGAISALQHHIQSLQSELTTVRTEILRHKYREAATITSLQNNNNNNFNNTTTSVSDHASLAASILLPPPPPPPPPPRPPRLFSSQPAPPPTPPASLPSPSMVVSSSSSNSSATNSIYNHPPSSTAGYSNSLSSDNNVHYFD